Below is a genomic region from Alkalibacter saccharofermentans DSM 14828.
CTTTTGAACGGTTTTTTTCTTCCACAGAAGTGTTTGATAGAAAGACCGACTCTGCACCGTGTTCTATCAACCCTACTACAAAATTTGCCAAATAAGAATAATTCATCTCTATTGTCAACAATGATTTTTCCTTTAAGGAATTTAAGGAAGTTTCAAGCCAGCTGTAATAAGGTCTGTAAATATTCTCCCAAGTCTCAAATGAATTGTCATAGGCGAAACCTGAATATAAAAAATTTATCAAATCTTTGTGTTTTTCTGTAATCTCATATGTAACATCGACTAGAATCTGCAATAAACTCTCAAGAGAATTTACACTTTCATCGTAACGGTCTTTTATTAAAAGAAGCTGTTCATCGAAAATTTGGCTAGCGATAGCAGGCACTAAAGCATTTTTTGAATGAAAATATAAATAGAATGTGCCTTGTGCGACGCCGGCTTCTTTGACTATCTGTGATACGGAAGTATTTTCAAAACCATTTTTTTTTATAAGAGTCATGCTCGCTAATAATAACTTGTTTCTTTTTTCGTTTTTGTCTTTCATAACCCCTCCACCATGACTGACTATCAGTCATTTTCCAAAGATAAGTATAACACGTGATCTAGAGAGCTGTCAAATAGTCCATAAAATGATGTGTTGTTAACTTGTGATAGTGTCACCTTTAGATTCACTTGATAAAATGAATGTTCAAAGCTATTATAAAGGAAGAAAAAAGGATTATTTATTTCTGTCAAAAAAGTTTTAAAAACGTGTTGACATAGGGTATGCATGTGCGTATAATAGTAAGAGTCGCCAAGAGAGACAGAGAGAACACAGAGACAGGGAAACGGCGCACAAACCAAGATCTTTGAAAATATAATAGCACACGAAAACAAGCCAAGAAAGAAAGAATTA
It encodes:
- a CDS encoding TetR family transcriptional regulator, translating into MKDKNEKRNKLLLASMTLIKKNGFENTSVSQIVKEAGVAQGTFYLYFHSKNALVPAIASQIFDEQLLLIKDRYDESVNSLESLLQILVDVTYEITEKHKDLINFLYSGFAYDNSFETWENIYRPYYSWLETSLNSLKEKSLLTIEMNYSYLANFVVGLIEHGAESVFLSNTSVEEKNRSKEQLLRFLNHTLEPKLYL